In one window of Gymnogyps californianus isolate 813 chromosome 9, ASM1813914v2, whole genome shotgun sequence DNA:
- the XIAP gene encoding E3 ubiquitin-protein ligase XIAP, whose amino-acid sequence MTCNGPDNSESCATPDTDRDQEWAQEHCRLGTFVEFPLACPVSASALARAGFVYTGEGDKVKCFSCHTTIEGWAPGDSAVERHKKLSPNCKFITESPFLQNNIHPLAQNYQHRTGNGSSNSALQYTLDDPSDVEADYLLRTRQVVDMSDSLYPKNPAMCGEETRLKSFHNWPLNGQLTPKELANAGFYYTGVGDQVACFCCGGKLKKWEPSDRAWSEHKRHFPKCLFVLGRDVGNVPSESIPAELGRSDLNNVQHPRNPAMAKYGRRLQTFLTWIYPVDKEQLAEAGFYSIGNGDHVVCFHCGGGLQEWKENEDPWDQHAKWFPGCRFVRKEKGLEFINNVHLRDGCRDSTTEAAEGTILPKDDLLQNPLVQCAIDMGFSLSEIRNTMEKRLQMSGESHTSVEDLVADLSAQKENTREEEPNEIPVEQDELIQLQNLYLSTEEKLRRLQEEKLCKICMAKDISVALIPCGHLVACKECAEALNECPLCRTNIMKRQEIFMY is encoded by the exons ATGACGTGTAACGGCCCAGATAACTCAGAATCTTGTGCCACTCCAGACACTGACCGTGACCAGGAATGGGCACAGGAACACTGCCGACTAGGAACTTTTGTTGAATTTCCACTTGCCTGTCCAGTTTCAGCATCAGCACTAGCGCGAGCTGGCTTTGTTTATACTGGAGAAGGTGACAAAGTGAAGTGCTTCAGTTGCCATACAACTATTGAAGGATGGGCGCCTGGGGATTCTGCAGTTGAGAGACACAAAAAGCTTTCCCCAAATTGCAAATTTATTACTGaatctccttttctgcaaaacaacaTACATCCTCTTGCCCAGAACTACCAGCATAGAACTGGAAACGGTTCCAGCAATTCAGCCCTCCAGTATACTCTGGATGACCCATCTGATGTGGAGGCAGATTACCTCTTAAGAACTAGGCAGGTTGTGGATATGTCAGATAGTTTGTATCCTAAAAACCCTGCTATGTGTGGCGAAGAGACAAGATTAAAGTCTTTTCACAACTGGCCCCTCAATGGCCAGTTGACACCAAAGGAATTAGCTAATGCTGGATTCTATTATACAGGTGTTGGTGATCAAGTGGCATGTTTTTGTTGTGGTGGAAAATTGAAAAAGTGGGAACCCAGTGACAGAGCTTGGTCAGAACACAAGAGGCATTTTCCCAAATGCTTATTTGTCCTGGGCCGGGATGTTGGAAATGTTCCAAGTGAATCTATTCCTGCTGAGCTTGGGAGAAGTGATCTGAACAATGTACAGCATCCAAGGAATCCAGCTATGGCAAAATATGGAAGACgtttacaaacatttttaacttGGATATATCCTGTTGACAAGGAGCAACTTGCTGAAGCTGGGTTCTATAGTATAG GTAATGGTGATCATGTTGTGTGTTTCCACTGTGGTGGAGGATTGCaagaatggaaggaaaatgaagaccCATGGGATCAACATGCCAAATGGTTTCCTGG gTGCAGAtttgtgagaaaggaaaaggggcTAGAATTTATAAATAATGTTCACTTAAGAGATGGATGTAGGGATTCAACA acagaagctgctgaagggaCAATACTTCCTAAAG ATGATCTCTTACAGAATCCTTTGGTACAATGTGCCATAGACATGGGTTTCAGTTTGTCTGAGATTAGGAACACCATGGAAAAGAGATTGCAGATGTCTGGAGAAAGTCACACATCTGTTGAGGATCTGGTAGCAGACTTAAgtgctcagaaagaaaatacaagggAAGAAGAACCAAATGAAATCCCAGTTGAGCAAGATGAGCTTATTCAATTACAAAACCTCT aTCTCAGTACTGAAGAGAAGTTAAGACgcttgcaggaagaaaagctttgtaAAATCTGTATGGCTAAAGACATATCAGTTGCCCTCATTCCCTGTGGTCACCTAGTTGCCTGTAAGGAATGTGCTGAAGCACTTAATGAATGCCCTCTGTGTCGTACAAATATTatgaaaagacaggaaatttTTATGTATTAG